The following are encoded in a window of Miltoncostaea marina genomic DNA:
- a CDS encoding exodeoxyribonuclease III, translating to MRIATWNVNSVRQRMPRLLPWLDERRPDVVCLQETKLADAAFAELLGEELGRRGYEVAAHGQGGWNGVAILSRVGLADVATGLAGEPAWSRPEARAVAATCDAVRVHSVYVPNGRSPGSDHYRYKLAWLAALRDVVRDGPEAAVVCGDVNVAPADADVFDPDAYVGQTHVTPPEREALAELTRLGLRDVVRERWPSERIFTYWDYRAGMFHKDLGMRIDLVLASAPVAERVRAAWVDRQARKGSGPSDHAPVIVDLDEAPDGDIGPVVPPPSAKPARRGAARLPQAP from the coding sequence ATGCGGATCGCCACCTGGAACGTCAACTCGGTGCGGCAGCGGATGCCGCGCCTGCTGCCCTGGCTGGACGAGCGGCGCCCTGACGTGGTGTGCCTGCAGGAGACGAAGCTCGCCGACGCCGCCTTCGCCGAGCTGCTCGGCGAGGAGCTCGGGCGGCGCGGCTACGAGGTGGCCGCGCACGGGCAGGGCGGGTGGAACGGCGTGGCGATCCTCTCCCGGGTGGGCCTGGCGGACGTGGCGACCGGGCTGGCCGGCGAGCCCGCCTGGTCGCGGCCCGAGGCGCGCGCGGTGGCCGCGACCTGCGACGCGGTGCGGGTGCACAGCGTCTACGTGCCCAACGGCCGGTCGCCCGGCTCGGACCACTACCGCTACAAGCTGGCCTGGCTGGCCGCGCTGCGCGACGTGGTGCGCGACGGCCCCGAGGCGGCGGTCGTCTGCGGCGACGTCAACGTGGCGCCGGCCGACGCCGACGTGTTCGACCCCGACGCGTACGTCGGCCAGACGCACGTCACGCCGCCCGAGCGGGAGGCGCTCGCCGAGCTGACGCGGCTCGGGCTGCGCGACGTGGTGCGCGAGCGCTGGCCGTCGGAGCGCATCTTCACCTACTGGGACTACCGCGCCGGCATGTTCCACAAGGACCTCGGCATGCGGATCGACCTGGTGCTCGCCTCGGCGCCGGTCGCCGAGCGGGTGCGCGCCGCCTGGGTGGACCGCCAGGCGCGCAAGGGCAGCGGGCCCAGCGACCATGCGCCGGTGATCGTCGACCTCGACGAGGCGCCCGACGGCGACATCGGGCCGGTCGTGCCGCCGCCGTCGGCGAAGCCCGCCCGGCGCGGTGCGGCGCGGCTGCCCCAGGCGCCCTGA
- a CDS encoding cryptochrome/photolyase family protein has protein sequence MRAAVVLFTRDLRVHDHPALAAAAREAELVLPLFVLDDAVLAGAGANRRAFLADSLAALDEALRARGAALHVRRGDPAREAVAAAREAGAGAILLSDDVSGHAQRRLRRLRAAAGPERIEVRPMPGVAVVPAGELRPAAGPAYEVFTPYHRRWAEQPRRPLELPLERLRAPGAAPAAPAAALDALRAGGRPSPGRPPGGEPAGRARLAAWAAEGVAGYRSARDDLAADATSRLSAYLHLGCLSPLEALERAGDGPGPAAFARQLCWRDFHAQLLAARPWIAGEDMHPAAGGWRDDDALLDAWTRGATGYPLVDAGMRQLREEGFMHNRARLVVASFLTKDLGIDWRRGAAHFMDLLADGDVASNAGNWQWVAGTGADTRPGRMLNPTLQARRYDPDGAYVRRHVPELAGVEGPAVHEPWDLGLLRPGGYPEPVVDHRAAAAAHRARRRR, from the coding sequence ATGAGGGCCGCCGTCGTCCTGTTCACGCGCGACCTGCGCGTGCACGACCACCCCGCGCTCGCGGCCGCCGCGCGCGAGGCGGAGCTCGTCCTGCCCCTGTTCGTGCTCGACGACGCGGTGCTGGCCGGGGCGGGCGCCAACCGGCGCGCGTTCCTGGCCGACTCGCTGGCCGCCCTCGACGAGGCGCTGCGCGCGCGGGGCGCCGCCCTGCACGTGCGGCGCGGCGACCCGGCACGCGAGGCCGTCGCGGCCGCCCGCGAGGCCGGCGCCGGGGCGATCCTGCTGTCCGACGACGTGAGCGGCCACGCGCAGCGACGGCTGCGCCGGCTGCGCGCCGCCGCGGGCCCCGAGCGCATCGAGGTGCGGCCGATGCCGGGCGTTGCCGTGGTGCCGGCGGGCGAGCTGCGGCCCGCGGCCGGGCCCGCGTACGAGGTCTTCACGCCGTACCACCGCCGATGGGCCGAGCAGCCGCGCCGGCCGCTCGAGCTCCCGCTCGAGCGGCTGCGGGCGCCCGGCGCCGCCCCCGCCGCGCCGGCGGCGGCGCTCGACGCGCTGCGCGCCGGCGGGCGGCCCAGCCCGGGGCGCCCGCCGGGCGGCGAGCCGGCGGGCCGCGCCCGGCTGGCCGCCTGGGCCGCCGAGGGCGTCGCGGGCTACAGGTCGGCGCGCGACGACCTCGCCGCCGACGCCACCTCGCGGCTGTCGGCGTACCTGCACCTCGGCTGCCTGTCGCCGCTCGAGGCCCTCGAGCGGGCCGGGGACGGCCCCGGCCCGGCGGCCTTCGCCCGGCAGCTCTGCTGGCGCGACTTCCACGCCCAGCTGCTCGCCGCGCGGCCGTGGATCGCGGGCGAGGACATGCACCCCGCCGCCGGCGGGTGGCGCGACGACGACGCGCTACTCGACGCGTGGACGCGCGGGGCGACCGGCTACCCGCTCGTCGACGCCGGCATGCGCCAGCTGCGCGAGGAGGGCTTCATGCACAACCGCGCCCGCCTGGTGGTGGCGTCGTTCCTCACGAAGGACCTCGGCATCGACTGGCGGCGCGGCGCCGCCCACTTCATGGACCTCCTCGCCGACGGCGACGTGGCCAGCAACGCCGGCAACTGGCAGTGGGTCGCGGGCACGGGTGCCGACACCCGCCCGGGGCGGATGCTCAACCCGACCCTGCAGGCGCGCCGGTACGACCCCGACGGCGCCTACGTGCGCCGTCACGTGCCGGAGCTCGCCGGCGTCGAGGGACCCGCCGTCCACGAGCCGTGGGACCTCGGCCTGCTGCGTCCGGGGGGCTACCCCGAGCCGGTCGTCGACCATCGGGCGGCCGCGGCGGCGCACCGCGCCCGCCGCCGGCGCTGA
- a CDS encoding ABC transporter permease codes for MVTRRRRGLPSGRWTWLRLSWRDLRDRAGAVVAIALVMAIGIGVFAGLGSTSTWRRLSNDESFAALRMHDLRATLAPGVVAREGTLLRAARGIDDGDAIAAASERLVVDSQVAATGDEGPVLVVARIVGMGTGARQAVDALWVERGAQPDPAAARPQAVLEAKFATDRGLPPAGSLLVAGGRRVDYTGVGMIPEDFYYEGPEGLIINAGELAPVYMPLAGAQRVTGRPGRVNDLVVRLAPGADGGRVATQLTAALAARGLAATVSPREDAFAVRTLYEDIGNDQRMWDALSALVLGAAAIAAFSLVSRVVEAQRREIGIGMALGVPRRRLAVRPMLVGAQVALLGTLAGLGVGLLVGEAMKGLLRDILPLPVQRAPFQLDAFGRAAALGIAIPLLASALPVWRALRVEPIEAIRTGHLAARRGRLGDWTRRLRLPGSSLVQMPVRNALRTPRRTLLTAVSVGAAITALVATLGMLDSFQRTIAQGDAELSRGAPGRVLVQLDGLHAAGSGVVASIAAAPAVGRVDAGLRLPVTALAGPGGEDLPLLLELVDTRRAAWTPTTGGAPLGDGVALARKAARDLGVGVGDLLVVRHPARRPDGTLGLVRAPVRVTAVHGNPLRGFAYMDLRAAARFGLAGVVNLVHAYPAPGATPAEVQRDVFALPGVASSQPVARVSGAFDDALDQFTGFLAITAAAVLALALLIALNASRITVEERRREHATMRAFGLPLRSVVGVVVAESLIVGAVATAIGIGAGRLVLGWMLRSLAGTSVPDVGVEATLAASTLGLAVAIGLAAVAAAPLLLVGRLRRMDIPSALRLVE; via the coding sequence ATGGTGACGCGCCGCCGCCGGGGGCTGCCGAGCGGCCGCTGGACGTGGCTCCGGCTGTCGTGGCGCGACCTGCGCGACCGCGCCGGCGCCGTCGTGGCGATCGCCCTCGTGATGGCGATCGGCATCGGCGTCTTCGCGGGGCTGGGCAGCACCTCGACCTGGCGCCGGCTGTCGAACGACGAGAGCTTCGCCGCCCTGCGGATGCACGACCTGCGGGCGACGCTCGCCCCGGGCGTCGTGGCGCGCGAGGGGACCCTGCTGCGGGCGGCGCGCGGCATCGACGACGGCGACGCGATCGCCGCCGCCTCCGAGCGGCTGGTGGTCGACAGCCAGGTCGCCGCGACCGGCGACGAGGGCCCGGTGCTCGTCGTGGCCCGGATCGTGGGCATGGGCACCGGCGCCCGGCAGGCGGTCGACGCCCTCTGGGTCGAGCGCGGCGCGCAGCCCGACCCCGCCGCCGCGCGCCCGCAGGCGGTGCTCGAGGCCAAGTTCGCGACCGACCGCGGCCTGCCGCCGGCCGGCTCGCTGCTGGTCGCGGGCGGCCGCCGGGTCGACTACACGGGCGTCGGGATGATCCCGGAGGACTTCTACTACGAGGGGCCGGAGGGGCTGATCATCAACGCGGGCGAGCTCGCGCCCGTGTACATGCCGCTCGCCGGGGCGCAGCGGGTGACGGGCCGGCCGGGGCGGGTGAACGACCTGGTCGTGCGCCTGGCGCCCGGCGCGGACGGCGGGCGGGTGGCGACGCAGCTCACGGCCGCGCTCGCCGCCCGGGGGCTCGCCGCGACGGTGTCCCCGCGCGAGGACGCGTTCGCGGTGCGCACCCTGTACGAGGACATCGGGAACGATCAGCGGATGTGGGACGCCCTGTCGGCGCTCGTGCTGGGCGCCGCCGCGATCGCCGCGTTCAGCCTCGTGAGCCGGGTCGTCGAGGCGCAGCGGCGGGAGATCGGCATCGGCATGGCCCTCGGCGTGCCCCGGCGTCGCCTCGCCGTGCGGCCGATGCTGGTGGGGGCGCAGGTCGCCCTGCTCGGCACGCTGGCCGGCCTCGGCGTGGGCCTGCTGGTGGGCGAGGCGATGAAGGGCCTGCTGCGGGACATCCTGCCCCTGCCGGTCCAGCGGGCGCCCTTCCAGCTGGACGCCTTCGGGCGGGCCGCGGCGCTCGGCATCGCCATCCCGCTGCTGGCGAGCGCCCTGCCCGTCTGGCGCGCGCTGCGGGTGGAGCCGATCGAGGCGATCCGGACCGGCCATCTCGCCGCGCGGCGGGGGCGCCTCGGCGACTGGACCCGCCGCCTGCGCCTGCCCGGCTCGAGCCTCGTCCAGATGCCCGTGCGCAACGCCCTGCGCACCCCGCGGCGCACGCTGCTGACGGCCGTGAGCGTCGGCGCCGCGATCACGGCGCTGGTCGCGACGCTCGGGATGCTCGACAGCTTCCAGCGGACGATCGCGCAGGGCGACGCGGAGCTCTCGCGCGGCGCGCCGGGGCGGGTGCTCGTGCAGCTCGACGGGCTGCACGCGGCCGGCTCGGGGGTGGTCGCGTCGATCGCGGCGGCGCCGGCGGTCGGCCGCGTCGACGCCGGCCTGCGCCTGCCGGTCACCGCCCTCGCGGGGCCCGGCGGCGAGGACCTGCCGCTGCTGCTGGAGCTCGTGGACACGCGGCGGGCGGCGTGGACGCCCACGACGGGCGGCGCCCCGCTCGGCGACGGCGTCGCGCTGGCCCGCAAGGCGGCGCGCGACCTGGGGGTGGGGGTGGGCGACCTGCTCGTCGTGCGCCACCCCGCGCGGCGGCCGGACGGCACCCTCGGCCTCGTGCGCGCGCCCGTGCGCGTGACCGCCGTCCACGGCAACCCGCTGCGCGGCTTCGCGTACATGGACCTCCGCGCGGCGGCCCGCTTCGGCCTGGCGGGGGTCGTGAACCTCGTCCACGCCTACCCCGCCCCGGGGGCCACGCCCGCCGAGGTGCAGCGTGACGTGTTCGCGCTGCCCGGCGTCGCCTCGAGCCAGCCGGTGGCGCGGGTGAGCGGGGCCTTCGACGACGCCCTCGACCAGTTCACGGGCTTCCTGGCGATCACCGCGGCCGCCGTGCTGGCGCTCGCGCTGCTGATCGCGCTCAACGCGTCCCGCATCACGGTCGAGGAGCGCCGGCGCGAGCACGCCACGATGCGGGCCTTCGGCCTGCCGCTGCGGTCGGTGGTCGGCGTGGTCGTCGCAGAGAGCCTAATCGTCGGCGCGGTCGCCACGGCCATCGGCATCGGCGCGGGGCGGCTCGTCCTCGGCTGGATGCTGCGGTCGCTGGCCGGCACCTCCGTGCCGGACGTGGGCGTCGAGGCGACGCTCGCCGCCTCGACGCTCGGCCTCGCCGTCGCGATCGGGCTGGCCGCGGTCGCGGCGGCCCCGCTGCTCCTGGTGGGCCGTCTGCGCCGGATGGACATCCCGAGCGCCCTGCGTCTCGTGGAGTGA
- a CDS encoding ABC transporter ATP-binding protein produces MGGLGTGRAPVAAVDARQGHAGTRIDLDGVSKRYRIGDIDVTALEGVDLHVDESALVVILGPSGCGKTTLLNMIGALDTPTAGTVRVAGADITRASQAARAALRRRTVSFIFQTFNLFPGLTAFENVRFGADVAERPDPAARALEALDSVGLGDRLRHFPHQLSGGEQQRVAIARALATGNPIMLADEPTGELDFRTGVQILAVLDEQARAGKTVLVVTHNREISRVADRVIELSSGRVVADGPPSGGRARIADLRW; encoded by the coding sequence ATGGGCGGGCTCGGCACCGGGCGGGCGCCCGTCGCGGCGGTCGATGCCCGCCAGGGGCACGCCGGCACGCGGATCGACCTCGACGGCGTGTCGAAGCGCTACCGCATCGGCGACATCGACGTGACCGCTCTGGAGGGCGTCGACCTGCACGTGGACGAGTCGGCGCTCGTGGTGATCCTCGGGCCGTCGGGCTGCGGCAAGACGACGCTCCTCAACATGATCGGCGCGCTCGACACGCCCACCGCCGGCACGGTCCGCGTCGCGGGCGCCGACATCACCCGCGCCTCGCAGGCGGCGCGCGCCGCGCTGCGCCGCCGCACCGTCAGCTTCATCTTCCAGACCTTCAACCTCTTCCCGGGCCTGACCGCCTTCGAGAACGTGCGCTTCGGCGCCGACGTCGCCGAGCGGCCCGACCCCGCGGCCCGGGCGCTCGAGGCCCTCGACTCGGTGGGCCTCGGCGACCGGCTGCGCCACTTCCCGCACCAGCTCTCCGGCGGCGAGCAGCAGCGGGTGGCGATCGCCCGCGCGCTCGCGACGGGCAACCCGATCATGCTCGCCGACGAGCCGACCGGGGAGCTCGACTTCCGCACCGGCGTGCAGATCCTCGCCGTGCTGGACGAGCAGGCGCGGGCGGGCAAGACGGTGCTCGTGGTGACCCACAACCGCGAGATCTCGCGGGTCGCCGACCGGGTGATCGAGCTCTCCAGCGGGCGGGTGGTCGCCGACGGGCCGCCGTCCGGCGGCCGGGCGCGCATCGCCGACCTGCGATGGTGA
- a CDS encoding class I SAM-dependent methyltransferase, translating into MDELESVRAAQRAMWGAGDFTPFAARIRPVGARLVRAVGAGPGTELLDVGCGTGNVAIQAAQAGARVTGVDLAPEMLARARAQAEAAGVEVAWVEGDAEDLPVADRSVDAVVSSFGCMFAPRHEVAAAEIARVLRPGGRMAVAAWRPDGAIAAFMRVGAAHMPPPPASASPPVLWGDEAHVREIFAGTGVDLGFEDGHVDMVFASAGDAVREHLTGFGPLLAARRVLEPEGRWQALADDVAAFFARLPAREGGEVAMPGDYVVITGRAPG; encoded by the coding sequence GTGGACGAGCTCGAGTCGGTGCGGGCGGCGCAGCGCGCGATGTGGGGCGCCGGCGACTTCACGCCCTTCGCGGCGCGGATCCGGCCGGTGGGCGCCCGCCTGGTCCGGGCCGTCGGCGCGGGGCCGGGCACGGAGCTGCTCGACGTCGGCTGCGGCACGGGCAACGTGGCGATCCAGGCGGCGCAGGCCGGGGCGCGGGTGACCGGGGTGGACCTGGCGCCCGAGATGCTGGCCCGGGCCCGCGCGCAGGCCGAGGCGGCGGGCGTGGAGGTGGCCTGGGTGGAGGGCGACGCCGAGGACCTGCCGGTCGCCGACCGCAGCGTCGACGCGGTGGTCTCGTCGTTCGGCTGCATGTTCGCGCCGCGGCACGAGGTGGCGGCCGCGGAGATCGCGCGGGTGCTGCGGCCGGGCGGGCGGATGGCGGTCGCCGCGTGGCGGCCCGACGGCGCGATCGCGGCGTTCATGCGCGTGGGCGCGGCGCACATGCCCCCGCCGCCGGCGTCGGCGAGCCCGCCGGTGCTGTGGGGCGACGAGGCGCACGTGCGCGAGATCTTCGCGGGGACCGGTGTGGATCTCGGCTTCGAGGACGGACACGTCGACATGGTGTTCGCCTCGGCCGGCGACGCCGTGCGCGAGCACCTGACCGGCTTCGGCCCGCTGCTGGCCGCGCGACGGGTGCTCGAGCCGGAGGGCCGCTGGCAGGCGCTCGCCGACGACGTCGCCGCCTTCTTCGCGCGCCTCCCCGCGCGGGAGGGCGGCGAGGTCGCGATGCCGGGCGACTACGTGGTGATCACCGGGCGCGCCCCCGGCTGA
- a CDS encoding MFS transporter, giving the protein MHDHRNCHRPATARGSAGTRKGALLLVLLVAQLMVILDITAVNIALPSLAADLELTGSAISWTITSYSLVFGSLLLLGGRAADLLGRRRMFLTGLGLFTLSSLATATAGSAEALFAARAGQGLGAAMLSPAALAIIMGAFEGAARARALAAWSAVGGAGAAVGVLVGGVLTEVADWRSIFAVNLPVAAALAVGARVVVPADASTPRWRGLDARGAVLATASLASIVVAITQAEAAGWASARTLVAGLGGVAGLAAFAALERRTAAPLLRIERLADRAAGGGLVLMIAAAGSIFGLFLLSSLYLQNALGMGPLATGLAFVPLALAVGAGAHVAGHVVGRHGVRGPLAAAFLVAAAGMTLLAHVAEDGDYVRDVLPGMLVAGAGLGVAVVAVSIAILTGARDGEAGMMSGITTTGHEIGGTIGIAALSAVAAAGGAVAGPGTAAGIALAFVAAAIIAIVAGVVALFVLPPARHFVPRLQAPGAMPVH; this is encoded by the coding sequence ATGCACGACCACCGGAATTGTCACCGGCCGGCCACGGCGCGGGGATCGGCCGGCACACGGAAGGGTGCGCTGCTGCTCGTGCTGCTGGTGGCCCAGCTGATGGTCATCCTCGACATCACCGCGGTGAACATCGCGCTGCCGAGCCTCGCGGCGGACCTGGAGCTCACCGGCTCGGCGATCAGCTGGACGATCACCAGCTACTCGCTCGTCTTCGGCAGCCTGCTGCTCCTCGGCGGCCGGGCCGCCGACCTCCTGGGGCGCCGGCGGATGTTCCTCACCGGCCTCGGCCTCTTCACGCTCTCGTCGCTGGCGACCGCCACGGCGGGCAGCGCGGAGGCCCTCTTCGCCGCGCGGGCCGGCCAGGGCCTGGGTGCCGCGATGCTCTCCCCCGCGGCCCTCGCGATCATCATGGGCGCCTTCGAGGGCGCCGCGCGCGCCAGGGCGCTCGCCGCCTGGAGTGCCGTCGGCGGGGCGGGCGCGGCCGTCGGCGTCCTCGTGGGCGGCGTGCTGACCGAGGTGGCCGACTGGCGCAGCATCTTCGCCGTCAACCTCCCCGTGGCCGCCGCGCTCGCCGTCGGGGCCCGGGTGGTCGTGCCGGCCGACGCCTCGACGCCGCGCTGGAGGGGACTGGACGCGCGCGGGGCCGTGCTGGCCACCGCGAGCCTCGCGTCGATCGTCGTCGCCATCACGCAGGCCGAGGCCGCGGGCTGGGCATCCGCCCGGACGCTCGTCGCCGGCCTCGGCGGGGTCGCCGGGCTCGCCGCGTTCGCGGCGCTCGAGCGCCGCACCGCCGCGCCGCTCCTGCGGATCGAGCGGCTGGCCGACCGCGCGGCCGGCGGCGGCCTGGTCCTCATGATCGCCGCAGCCGGCTCGATCTTCGGGCTCTTCCTCCTCAGCTCGCTCTACCTGCAGAACGCCCTCGGGATGGGGCCGCTGGCGACGGGGCTCGCCTTCGTCCCGCTCGCCCTCGCCGTGGGCGCCGGCGCCCACGTGGCCGGGCACGTCGTCGGCCGGCACGGCGTGCGCGGCCCGCTCGCCGCCGCGTTCCTCGTGGCCGCGGCCGGGATGACGCTGCTCGCCCACGTCGCCGAGGACGGGGACTACGTGCGGGACGTCCTGCCGGGGATGCTCGTCGCCGGGGCCGGCCTCGGCGTCGCCGTCGTCGCGGTCTCGATCGCCATCCTCACGGGGGCGCGCGACGGCGAGGCGGGGATGATGTCCGGGATCACCACGACGGGACACGAGATCGGCGGCACGATCGGCATCGCCGCCCTCTCCGCGGTCGCCGCCGCGGGCGGCGCCGTCGCCGGCCCCGGTACGGCGGCGGGGATCGCCCTGGCGTTCGTCGCGGCCGCGATCATCGCTATCGTCGCGGGCGTCGTCGCCCTGTTCGTCCTCCCCCCCGCCCGCCACTTCGTGCCGCGGCTGCAGGCCCCCGGCGCGATGCCCGTCCACTGA
- a CDS encoding TetR/AcrR family transcriptional regulator — protein sequence MPPRATPSPSPRRPRRADAERSVAAILDAALEGLAGDPDVSMAEIARRAGVSRATTYVHFPTREALVTAVTERAIADVAAILATADPAAGDAADALRRVLRAAWRELDRFHALVAINARLPREEFHRLHVPVLTHLAPLIARGQQEGAFRADVPVAWHLSMLLAIVHAASGELRAGRVAADDVEGVMVATVLGAVGAHATA from the coding sequence ATGCCGCCCCGCGCCACACCGAGCCCCTCCCCGCGCAGGCCGCGTCGCGCCGACGCCGAGCGCAGCGTCGCCGCCATCCTCGACGCGGCGCTGGAGGGGCTGGCGGGCGATCCCGACGTGTCGATGGCGGAGATCGCCCGCCGCGCCGGCGTCAGCCGCGCGACGACATACGTGCACTTCCCCACCCGGGAGGCGCTCGTCACCGCCGTGACCGAGCGCGCGATCGCCGACGTGGCGGCGATCCTCGCCACCGCCGACCCCGCGGCCGGCGACGCTGCCGACGCGCTGCGCCGCGTGCTCCGCGCGGCGTGGCGGGAGCTCGACCGCTTCCACGCCCTGGTCGCGATCAACGCCCGGCTCCCGCGCGAGGAGTTCCACCGCCTCCACGTCCCGGTGCTGACGCATCTCGCCCCCCTGATCGCGCGCGGCCAGCAGGAGGGCGCCTTCCGCGCGGACGTGCCGGTCGCCTGGCACCTGTCGATGCTGCTGGCCATCGTCCACGCCGCGAGCGGCGAGCTGCGCGCGGGCCGCGTGGCGGCGGACGACGTGGAGGGGGTCATGGTCGCCACGGTGCTCGGAGCGGTCGGCGCGCACGCCACCGCGTGA
- a CDS encoding PilZ domain-containing protein: MRRETQAHRDAERRTDPRLPLGAEVVVRARERSARGRTVDASASGVLVRLDGPLSFLAHQVGLEVALPDGGGVVTVEADVVRRGLSEDGALLLALRFADDPGGRALARTAGTGPRRVYGRRVRPSRARPAARRPPEEIRLELRALGTRALELAMLEPEAPAPAGMVRWLAGLARELGLDPPEEPPTARMLTHAIADLHRAADGPRGRLSGSA; this comes from the coding sequence ATGCGTCGTGAAACGCAAGCACACAGGGACGCCGAGCGCCGCACCGACCCGCGCCTGCCGCTGGGGGCGGAGGTCGTCGTGCGCGCGCGCGAGCGCAGCGCGCGCGGCCGCACGGTCGACGCGTCGGCGAGCGGCGTGCTGGTGCGGCTGGACGGTCCCCTGTCGTTCCTCGCCCACCAGGTGGGCCTCGAGGTGGCGCTGCCCGACGGCGGCGGCGTCGTCACCGTCGAGGCGGACGTCGTGCGCCGCGGCCTGTCGGAGGACGGCGCCCTGCTGCTGGCGCTGCGCTTCGCCGACGACCCCGGCGGCCGGGCCCTGGCGCGCACCGCCGGCACCGGTCCCCGCCGGGTCTACGGCCGGCGGGTGCGCCCCAGCCGGGCGCGTCCGGCGGCGCGGCGCCCGCCGGAGGAGATCCGCCTCGAGCTGCGGGCGCTCGGCACGCGGGCCCTCGAGCTCGCGATGCTCGAGCCCGAGGCGCCGGCGCCGGCCGGCATGGTGCGCTGGCTCGCGGGCCTCGCGCGCGAGCTGGGCCTCGATCCGCCGGAGGAGCCGCCCACCGCCCGGATGCTGACGCACGCCATCGCGGACCTCCACCGCGCGGCCGACGGGCCGCGCGGGCGACTCAGCGGGAGTGCCTGA
- a CDS encoding zinc metallopeptidase gives MIALLWLLLIVPLFAGLLAQDRVRARFARYRAMPNGARLTGAEAARALLDALGLRRVRVEVVPGALTDHYDGAAGALRLSREVALEPSVAALAIAAHEVSHAHQDASGSRAYRLRMTVGEPLGRLAPWSGLFFIGGFWLGIPVLMTLSLLYVGGLVAFALATLPVEIGASRFALRMLADAGLTAPAEAGAVRRVLRAAALTYVVGLLRQVGLFLALVLILEATRRGLG, from the coding sequence GTGATCGCGCTCCTGTGGCTGCTGCTGATCGTGCCGCTGTTCGCCGGCCTGCTCGCCCAGGACCGCGTCCGTGCCCGGTTCGCCCGCTACCGGGCGATGCCCAACGGCGCGCGCCTGACCGGCGCGGAGGCGGCCCGGGCGCTGCTCGACGCGCTGGGGCTGCGCCGCGTGCGGGTCGAGGTGGTCCCCGGGGCGCTGACCGATCACTACGACGGCGCGGCGGGCGCCCTGCGGCTGTCCCGCGAGGTGGCGCTCGAGCCGAGCGTCGCGGCGCTCGCCATCGCCGCCCACGAGGTCTCCCACGCCCACCAGGACGCGTCCGGCAGCCGCGCCTACCGCCTGCGCATGACGGTGGGCGAGCCGCTCGGCCGGCTGGCGCCCTGGTCGGGGCTCTTCTTCATCGGCGGCTTCTGGCTCGGGATCCCCGTGCTGATGACCCTGTCGCTGCTCTACGTGGGCGGCCTCGTCGCATTCGCCCTCGCGACCCTGCCGGTCGAGATCGGCGCGAGCCGCTTCGCCCTGCGGATGCTCGCCGACGCGGGGCTGACGGCACCTGCCGAGGCCGGCGCCGTGCGGCGGGTGCTGCGGGCCGCGGCGCTGACCTACGTGGTCGGGCTGCTGCGCCAGGTGGGGCTGTTCCTCGCGCTCGTGCTCATCCTCGAGGCCACGCGCCGCGGACTCGGCTGA